One genomic window of Panicum hallii strain FIL2 chromosome 6, PHallii_v3.1, whole genome shotgun sequence includes the following:
- the LOC112897020 gene encoding cytochrome P450 76C2-like → MASFVVECLGWLVVGLFSLYIFQLLRDARRRLPPGPWPPKPLVGDLLDLGEDGQQHRTFLRLSERYGGLMCLRFGMVPHVIISTPEALRAVFHAGEGGKKADGIAGLPSLDVLSAMGHSAHTIFALPSQDGKWRALRKFAAAEMLAPRRISSGAGAQLQTKIVEALHRDVSGHAARGTPVVFRHAVLDNILSLLLSVLYSTDLEAKERAVFRDLIEEIVGMLGTANVSDVFPPLTALDLQGLRRRMTNLLTIMYRHFDEQVALRRRSRDAGEPRKNDVLDTVLDKEEGEWKQEGSLLSHDVMRVLLSDLYGAGASTTAALIEWGMVDLLQNPDVMRKVREELTSVLGDKPLMEESDIARLPYLQAVVKEILRLRMVVPLVPRKAEVDIEVNGYRIPKGTNVILNAWAINRSAAAWPDADRFVPERFLGGETRSYLGQDFEMIPFGLGRRICPGMPLAQKLIPLILGTLIHRFEWELPAEVRESGIDMKEKCGVVLSLVNPLTAIPKEI, encoded by the coding sequence ATGGCCTCCTTCGTCGTCGAGTGCCTGGGGTGGCTCGTCGTCGGCCTCTTCTCCCTGTACATCTTCCAGCTGCTCCGCGATGCTCGGCGGCGCCTCCCCCCGGGCCCCTGGCCGCCGAAGCCGCTCGTCGGCGACCTCCTCGACCTCGGCGAGGACGGGCAGCAGCACCGGACCTTCCTGCGCCTGTCCGAGCGCTACGGCGGCCTGATGTGCCTCCGCTTCGGCATGGTGCCGCACGTGATCATCTCCACGCCGGAGGCGCTCCGCGCGGTCTTCCACGCCGGGGAGGGCGGCAAGAAGGCCGACGGCATCGCGGGGCTCCCGAGCCTCGACGTGCTCAGCGCCATGGGCCACAGCGCGCACACCATCTTCGCGCTCCCGAGCCAGGACGGCAAGTGGCGCGCGCTCCGCAAGTTCGCCGCCGCCGAGATGCTCGCGCCGCGCCGGATCTCCTCGGGCGCCGGCGCGCAGCTGCAGACCAAGATCGTGGAGGCGCTCCACCGGGACGTGTCCGGCCACGCGGCACGCGGCACCCCGGTGGTGTTCCGGCACGCCGTGCTCGACAACATCCTGAGCCTGCTGCTGAGCGTGCTCTACTCCACGGACCTCGAGGCCAAGGAGCGGGCCGTGTTCCGGGACCTCATCGAGGAGATCGTCGGGATGCTCGGCACGGCCAACGTCTCCGACGTGTTCCCGCCACTCACCGCCCTCGACCTCCAGGGCCTGCGCCGCCGGATGACCAACCTCCTCACCATCATGTACCGCCACTTCGACGAGCAGGtcgccctgcgccgccgcagccgcgacGCCGGGGAGCCGCGCAAGAACGACGTGCTCGACACGGTCCTCGACAAGGAGGAGGGCGAGTGGAAGCAGGAGGGGTCCCTGCTCAGCCATGACGTCATGAGAGTCCTCCTCTCCGATTTGTACGGCGCCGGAGCGAGCACGACGGCGGCTCTCATCGAGTGGGGCATGGTGGACCTGCTCCAGAACCCGGACGTGATGCGCAAGGTCAGGGAGGAGCTCACCAGCGTCCTCGGCGACAAGCCGCTGATGGAGGAGTCCGACATCGCCCGGCTGCCGTACCTCCAGGCCGTCGTCAAGGAGATCCTCCGCCTACGGATGGTGGTGCCGCTGGTGCCCCGCAAGGCGGAGGTCGACATCGAGGTGAACGGCTACCGGATCCCCAAGGGCACCAACGTGATCCTGAACGCGTGGGCGATcaaccggagcgccgccgcgtggCCGGACGCCGACAGGTTCGTCCCGGAGAGGTTCCTCGGCGGCGAGACCAGGAGCTACCTGGGCCAGGACTTCGAGATGATCCCGTTCGGCCTCGGCCGCCGCATCTGCCCCGGGATGCCGCTCGCGCAGAAGCTGATACCGCTGATCCTTGGCACGCTGATCCATCGCTTCGAGTGGGAGCTCCCAGCCGAGGTCAGAGAGAGCGGGATCGACATGAAGGAGAAGTGTGGGGTGGTGCTGTCTCTCGTCAACCCCCTCACGGCCATACCCAAGGAGATATGA
- the LOC112897318 gene encoding auxin-induced in root cultures protein 12-like, whose amino-acid sequence MASTAPHRLALLLLVAALPAAMSSCAGEDFPSGRSYVTCEDLPYLGASLHWTYDASGPSLSLAFVAAPAAPGGWVAWGINPAGTGMVGAQALVALAGGTANSSVQAVVRTYNITGYAPLGVAPTPIAFPATGLAADVGGGGKVRLYATLRLDNKGVKKVVNHVWQVGSSVTRGAPDMHAMDPDNLASKGKLVLSDGAAASAPAPAGGPSSSGDGSGDGTPLSRAISRAADTAGVPAPAVLVLAVLGFLTMTIINSKTQKTLLYSVLE is encoded by the exons ATGGCTTCAACGGCGCCGCACCGGCTCGCGCTGCTCCTGCTCGTCGCGGCCCTGCCGGCGGCCATGTCCTCGTGCGCCGGCGAGGACTTCCCGTCCGGGAGGAGTTACGTGACGTGCGAGGACCTTCCCTACCTCGGCGCGTCGCTGCACTGGACCTACGACGCGTCCGGGCCCTCGCTGTCGCTGGCGTTCGTGGCCGCGCCGGCTGCGCCCGGCGGGTGGGTGGCGTGGGGCATCAACCCCGCCGGCACCGGCATGGTGGGCGCGCAGGCGCTTGTGGCGCTCGCGGGCGGCACCGCCAACTCATCCGTGCAGGCCGTCGTCAGGACCTACAACATCACCGGCTACGCGCCGCTCGGCGTAGCCCCGACGCCCATCGCGTTCCCGGCCACCGGCCTCGCTGCCGACGTTGGTGGCGGCGGGAAGGTCCGGCTGTACGCGACGCTGCGGCTGGACAACAAGGGGGTTAAGAAGGTGGTGAACCACGTGTGGCAGGTCGGGTCCTCCGTGACCAGGGGAGCGCCCGACATGCACGCCATGGACCCCGACAACCTCGCTTCCAAGGGCAAGCTCGTCCTCTCCGACGGGGCTGCGGCGAGCGCTCCGGCGCCCGCCGGCGGCCCATCCAGCTCCGGTGACGGTAGCGGCGACGGGACGCCGTTAAGCAGGGCGATCTCACGGGCGGCGGACACGGCCGGAGTCCCGGCGCCTGCCGTCCTCGTACTGGCTGTGCTTGGCTTCTTGACGATG ACAATCATAAATAGCAAAACCCAGAAAACACTTCTATACTCTGTTTTGGAATGA
- the LOC112898212 gene encoding uncharacterized protein LOC112898212, translating into MGLDISKILTPSKALFYGIVEGNTVTPIGSVTLPITFGTKENYRMEYIKFEVENFESSYHAILGRPALAKFTAVPHYIYVVLKMLGKTGVLTFRGDLKKSYVCHQEAIEYASTTRVPEPSSEGFTTA; encoded by the coding sequence atggggctggacatctccaagatccTCACCCCAAGCAAGGCTCTGTTCTACGGCATCGTTGAAGGAAACACGGTTACACCGATTGGTTCGGTAACACTACCAATTACCTTTGGGACAAAAGAAAACTACCGTatggagtacatcaagttcgaggtggaaAACTTCGAGTCCTCGTATCATGCCATCCTCGGCAGACCTGCTCTGGCCAAATTCACGGCCGTACCCCATTACATCTACGTGGTCCTCAAGATGCTAGGCAAGACAGGGGTCCTTACCTTCcgtggtgacttgaagaagtcctacgtCTGCCATCAAGAGGCAATCGAGTACGCCTCAACTACACGCGTACCAGAACCTTCATCTGAAGGATTCACGACCGCATAG